One stretch of Pomacea canaliculata isolate SZHN2017 linkage group LG1, ASM307304v1, whole genome shotgun sequence DNA includes these proteins:
- the LOC112556332 gene encoding tubulin polyglutamylase complex subunit 1-like, whose translation MAPKLGISNSDTCTSNPACIRGSPRLTADHFVGLGRQTAVHLYTSMVGVVVNINKMAERRKPATNDDKSLETDRQFLERTHINVLLRELLGKIIANRPEDPVVFLADFFQSQLAEHQSSQSQVQRAVKLLCMTHHSQPVFELNVREAYDLLMKQKINKNLRGINGTLYTELLWELCRTLPSSVAMRLMKKLECYDHEAVTFNVFKSSVFTCCIFREFVNIAEKLFASLDIHKNGKPDNVLCEAVIGQLKVALGSSSSDVKRIIESSYNVGPEVLHQALERAFATSKVHGFYNSEQFVAEACETFLSKVKKLQ comes from the exons gctcgccgagactaacagcggatcacttcgttggtcttggcagacagacagcagtccatctatacacatccatggtcggAGTTGTagtcaacatcaacaaaatggcCGAGAGACGCAAACCTGCGACTAACGACGACAAATCTCTAGAAACGGACAGGCAGTTTCTGG AACGCACACATATAAATGTCCTTCTTCGGGAATTGCTTGGAAAAATAATTGCAAATCGACCAGAAGATCCAGTGGTATTTCTTGCTGACTT CTTTCAGTCTCAGCTTGCGGAGCACCAGAGTTCCCAGTCTCAAGTGCAGAGGGCCGTTAAGTTACTGTGCATGACACATCACAGTCAGCCTGTCTTTGAGCTCAATGTCCGAGAGGCTTATGATTTGCTTATGAAGCAGAAAA TAAACAAGAATCTACGAGGCATAAATGGTACACTTTACACAGAACTTCTTTGGGAATTGTGCAG GACTCTACCATCTTCTGTGGCAATGAGACTGATGAAAAAGTTGGAATGCTATGACCACGAAGCTGTGACATTCAATGTCTTCAAGTCCTCTGTATTCACATGCTGCATATTTAGAG AGTTTGTAAACATTGCAGAAAAGTTGTTTGCCTCACTAGATATCCATAAAAATGGGAAACCTGATAACGTTTTGTGTGAAGCAGTAATAGGCCAGCTGAAGGTTGCTCTGGGGAGTTCTTCCAGTGATGTGAAAAG gattATAGAGTCCAGCTATAACGTGGGTCCTGAAGTCTTACACCAGGCTTTAGAAAGG GCTTTTGCCACCAGCAAAGTACATGGGTTTTACAACAGTGAGCAGTTTGTTGCAGAGGcatgtgaaacatttttaagcAAG GTGAAAAAATTACAGTAA